Below is a genomic region from Triticum dicoccoides isolate Atlit2015 ecotype Zavitan chromosome 5A, WEW_v2.0, whole genome shotgun sequence.
TCCCTAACCAGCACACATGCCTCCCACTCCAGGACATGCCGACGTTCCTCCTCCTCCGTCGCCCCCACCCAAACAGGCGGGCACGAGACGTAGACGGGCACGATGGCCGTCCATTGGTAGGTGTGTTGCATGCCGGGCGCAAGTGGTGGCGGCGGCACAAAGGCCTCCACGCTGGGCGCAGATGCGAGCGGTCCGAAGATATCGTCATCATTCGATTTGGGAGATCTAGATCTAGGTTTTGCTCCGGAACCGCTAAAGTGAGGTGATGACGAATGCAACGATGAAGACGTCATCATCACTCGATCCACGAGACCTAGATCTAAGGTTTGCCCTAGGACGGCCAGAGCGAGGTGACGACAATTGCAACGCCGAAGCCTTTGACAGAAAACAACGCCTATGATCTCGTCGTCGTTCACCATGACCAAAATCAGCATGGTTTTGACCCGCAGTCACGCCATTGGATCTGTGTGAAGCCGCGCCATGGAGGCGCACACAACCGCGCCTAAGACGCCATAATCGTTCACCATGACCGAAATCAGCACGGTTTTCATTGGCCAAAATCGCCACTCCAAACCAGCAGCTGGCTGGATCCGTGCGAAGCCGCACCATGGAGGCTCATGCAGCTGCCGGAACACCGGCAGGGAACCATGGACCATCGACACCACATCAAAATTATAGATGTGGGTTGCCCATCACAAAACAAACATTTTCAAGAAAATCTCAAGACAAGTGAGCCATTGTTCAAAATGATCCCTGACAaaagaaaagaatccttgcaaaccACATGCAAAAGGATAAATGAAAACATAAACTGAAAATAAGATATAGAGACGCAACTAGTGCTCGCGAAGTGCCCGATTCACAATTTAAGCCCATTATCAATTGACATGAAAAGTATAACCACCGAGCTGCTAAAAATAGAGAATTTGACTGTTCGTGAGTCTACGACTAGATTTAGAGGAAACAACGTTGGTTGCAATCAATGTTTGCCTGTTGCCAACAAAAATGACATCGTATGGAGATTTGGTAAAATGCCACGTTTTACTTTGCCTTTGATAAAACGCCACGCATTATGTCAATGATATGTGGGGTCGCCATATGTCAATGGCACCATGCGTGCTATTTTATCAAAGCGCAAACTAAATCCTGGCACCATCAAACTTTCCCACAGAAGAATCTTCCAGCGGCAGTTCAAACTTCAAGCCAGAGTATCTTCACTCTTCAGCAGGGATGTGTACCAAACTTCCGTATCAGCATTCTCTGATGCGAAAATTGGTCCTGTTGCATGATACCTGCCATGTTGCTATTCTGCTTGGGAGCGTATTCTAGTGCATATCCTGGAACATTAAGGGAAAAGGAAACATGAGTCAGTAAGAAGTAACATTTGTGCACTGGAGACCACATGATCAACATGGTGTTGTAAGTTGGTTCAGTTAAGACGAAAATACAAGGGAAATCAACGGCGATGGAATGAAAATCAGGGTACAATCCATGGTGAACTATTACATAATATTACCTGGCTGAGCAGCAGCATATTGTGGGAGGAATCCTGAGCCTGGCGGCATGCCATACATGTTAAACGGAACATAAGGGTGACACCCCTGCCACACTGGAGCAAGTGGAAGTGAATGGGAAGGCCTACAACCAGCAGAAACAAACCGAGATGTTAGGATATACTCTACCATTCTCAATGGATGTCAGTGGCGTTGAGCCAAATATATGCACTGACCTTTCAATCATGTTCAGATACCCCTTTCTGAACATGAACGTGCTGCATTCCCCAAGCATGAAAGGTTGGTCGCAATCCTTGCCATCTCCTCTTTTGTTGTTGTAGCCAGGATAGTCTGCTGCACGGAAGGGGGCTTCTTTGACCTCTTTGACCTGATAAAGACCAGAATCCGCGGCAAGTCTTCGAAGGTCCCACTTGTCGTAAGGGGGTTTTGTCTTGTGGCTGACATGAACTTCACCGTAAGGACGAAGGAGGTGGCCCGCGCTTTCGAAGAAGGCCTTCACTACCTTTTGGTGCTCCCTGGAGGTCGGAGCTATTGGTCAGTAAGATTGAAGTGGCGAAGTGATTGTGAGTAATACAAaaaaaaagggcagccccagtgcatgtagctcccgcttgcgcagggtctgggggagggtccgaccactttgggtctattgtacgcagcctttccctacatttctgcaagaggctgtttccaggaattGTGAGTAATACAAAATGTTCACAAAACCAGAAATGAAAAAAAAGGCTTCTTATGGTAAAATGCTACCAGTCAACATACTACGAGTCTACGACACATATATCTTGAGACCTTCTACCGTTGTAGTAACAATTGCACACAGTAAATGGAAATGCCTTTAGCATGATCCATCACTTTGAACATGTTATTATTCTAGGGGAAAACTTCATTTTGACTCCTAAACTACAGCCAGCCTTGACTTGAATTCAGAACTATGAAACTTTGTAAGGCAGTCCAGCCCCAGTCCGATTTTGTATAGTGCTTTTGAATTTCCAACTTTTCAAACAATATGAAAATTAAACCCACAGTGTAGGAAATGCTATGGAATGATAAGTTGATAACATGAAAAAACATCATCAAAAACATGGCTATCATTGTCCTGTGAAAAAATGTCAAGGGAACTTATCTCCTGTATTTTTATTTGAAACAGGTAATCATATATTTTGATAATTTTTGTGGGTTCTCATTTTATAGCATCAGTTCTGAGTAGTTTTGCACCTCCGAAGTTTCAGGAAAAATCAGAAATAAATCCATCAACTTAGGGAGTGCTACAAAATGAGGACTGTAAAATGTTCATCCACAAATATGATCATTTGAGTATTTTATACAAAAAAGACAAGAGGAATCTATTTATTTCTTGTCAATTTTGCATATACCAAAAGTTAGCATTTTTCTTCAATGAATTTTTTGGTTTCCATTTCATATCTCGTGGAAACCCGATATTAACAGAAAAAGTAACGCAGAAGCGTCTGCACCATGTCTCTCATGTGCTGATATGTTTCCTGGCTGCTCGGTGCTAATCACTTGCATGTAGAACTGACATCCAATTCAATCAATTGCATGCAAAAGATATTTTGAAAAAACTGCTTGCAAAAATCCAATCACTAGGTGTACATATGAGAAAAGATGAAAATTGCCGAGGCTACAGGGGAAGAAACAAAACTCATGACAACCAATTGAGTGAACTAAATATGTTTTGTAGACTAAGCTGTCCGTCAGATTCGCAATCCGTTTTCAATGTTGGCTTTGTGTTGACTAGGGCTTCAAAATTAGAACCGATATGAGTATGTTTTGGCAAGAGAAACAGTCTAAAAGTTGTCATCCCATGATTCATGAAGTTGCCACTATATTGGTAGGCAAATTTTTGTACTAATACAGTGACAACTTCATAAAAATCTGGTTGACAACTTTTAGCGTGTTTTTTTATTGTCGAAACATATACTGTGGAATCTAGTATCAAAACTCTCCAAGACTAAGACGACCGTGAAGACGGATAGTAAATCGGGTTCACTGTTGGGGAGTTAAACATTTTAAAATTTGAAGTTTCAAAAGAATCTAGATGACATCAATTTCCCCCTATCCGCATGCATGCAATTGCAAGGGGTATAAGGGTTGCACTATAGGGCTAGAATTCTTACATTCACTCACTATTGCAACCCTTAAGTTACACAGTTAAGATAGTTTAGGGTTTAATATAAACAATTGTATTGTTCAGGGTTCATGCATGTTGAACCACTGACCATAGTTTAGGGTCTAGGATGAATCCTATTTCTCATTTGAGTGGAGACATCTCGGCATTAAATGAAGCAAAAAATAAAGTTGGCAAATGTTTAGTAGAAATTGCTTTTAATTTCAAGGCAGTCGTAAAATGATGTAAGGATACAATACACACAACTGTACAAACTGACTTCTACAACGTGTTGAACAAAAAGGACAAAATAAATGTTGTTTTTCAGTGTGCCAGTACATGTAAAAAAATACAGCATTTTCATGTATTGTTTCACTAACATGTACTGTAGATTTTTGGAATTTTATAGTAAAAGGTACTTTGATCAATCATAGGTGTAGGTACGCCTAAGCAGCAAAGACATTGCAATTGCTACATATCAACAGAGTATGCAAAACCAAAGTAAGCCAATGCACATACTTGATTAAACGCTCGTCGTCTTCTTTCAACCTGAATCCGAATCCAGCATGGGGGAAGTTAAAAAGGATCCTGTCGAACCTTTTCAGCTTGAGATCAGGATGAAGCCTCATGGTATGTGCATCCACTCCATGCAGAATTACTGCCCCCAGCTTTTCGAGCTCTGCCAAATTCGATTTTGCTTCAGGGTACTTGTCCGTCAGAGAATCTGTCCAAACCAGTTTTGCAGAAGAATTGTAGGCAGAGAAATAAACCCAGCCATCAAAATATTTCAGAAATTAGGCCGTTGCGTTGAGGATGCAGAGTATTGCCACGTTATTCGGAATCGAGCTAAGCTAATCAGAGTTTCGCAATGCGACTTCCCCATGCCCTGACCCTAACGAGCGCGCCCGACCGCACAATGCTTCTATGACTGACCCGCGGTAGGAAGAAAGATGAAAACCAGAGGTACGGAACTAACCGTAGTCTTCGAGGGAAGTGACGACGAGGTTGGCGCCGGAGCCGAACCCGGCGGCGATAGCCCGGGAGAAGGAGAGGTCCCCTTCGCCGACGAGCAGGATGGTCTGAATCGACGAGTAGTGCCCCACCCGCTTAACCGCGGCATTTTGCGCGCCACTCTCCGGCGAAGCCCCCGCCATGCGCGCCTCCTCGTATcctcttcggcggcggcggcggcaagggagGAGTAGCAGGGAGCAGCGCTGCTGCGGTGCAGCGGCGGAAGCGATTCTCGTATCGAGCCTTTGCGGAAGACTCAGAGGTTCCTTTCTGTGTACGCCGCGAGGGGCTTGTGTCGGGCCCGTGTGTCAGTAGCTTTTCAGGTTTCCTCAGCACAGTTTTTTTCGTTTTATTCTCGTTGGTTCGCGGGATCGGATGGGATGATAACCACTGCTTGATTTTTCAACGACCCGAATTGACAACCACTCCGTGTcagataaggctggtcatagtaggGAATAACTTAtagtagtgtcatgcatatgacattagtctaagagggtgcttggatatgttTTAGTCTCATGATTAAAAGTAGTGagactaaaacttgttagcctcacccatgtttagatccaaatattaaagagactaaaatcaagttaatgagcatttattatcctccaaaccctccaatccagaacttacatgtgttaaaggagaggggtTAAATGAGAAGAGAAAGGACTAATCcatattttagtaggggtacccctgactaaaaatttttagtctcaagactagttttagcccctctttagtcaggggtgcttggaactttagcctcgtaAAGAGATTATTATtaatcagactaaaataagtcccttgaatCCAAGCACCCTTtaagttactatcttcatagtacaaagtaacatagtagtagtgtcatagattgTTTCATCTATTAGCTCATAGACTCATTTTGTCTCGGGAAATGttttgttacagtaacatattatgttaccacaagcacctcttcaGAGGCTGGGGgtcgtcctccttttctaaaaaaaaacctCTTTCCttattaaatacttgccacataagcaaaattgtcttgagatgtgttaagttactatctaagttacccccactatgactagcctaacgtGCACACCAGAGTAGGACCAAACTGCAATGCACACAAGCATTTTATTATGTTACTAGCAAAagggcctgtgcgttgcaacgggtataAAATAAATTTAAGAATTCATGTGGTAACTGAGAGTTTACCTAACGGCAGTATGAATTTGTAGGTTCCAACATGTCTGCTTCTGCTTTATCTTCCCTTTGGTCTGAAACTGGGAAGCCATTTAGATACATTAAAACTGTGCAACTTTCCAGCCCTCTCAGGCCATCAGCGTCCGTGGTCGTCCGATCTTCAATTTCAAGCATTTTCGGCCGTCAGATTTGATGTGAATCGCACCTAATCAGCCTTCATTCGCTATTAACGAGTGCGAACCGTCTGGGCCGCTGCTCCGGTCGCTTTTTTGGTTGTCTCGGGTtaaattgggcctcatgggcctgtaGCAACCTCCCCTAAGCCATCGATCGTTTCATTTCGCTAGGTCGCACGTCTCCCCCACCCCCTCGCGTGGCGGCTCTTCCCCGATCTAACCTCTGTCGCGCTCATCCCCATTCTTGTACGCCGGTGGGATCCTGCTTCCCATCGCGCAAGGGCCTCGGTACGGCAGCCTCCCACAACCTGGCTTAGATTTCGGACGGCACCACAACTTCGGTTGGGGGCCTCAAGCATCGGTGGCGACGCCAGAGGGCGGTGACGATGGCAGCGAATCATCGCTTGTCGGTTGGACTCCACTTGCCGGTGATTGAGGAAATAGATCACCATGCCACTCTTCAGCGGCTACTACTTGCAGGTCCGTTACCACTCCGTGCTCTTCCATTCCTCTGCCCGCGTTATTGATGCTATTCTTTCACCTcccaaaatgatgcaggtgatctagGTTGACTGACTCGAGCTCCTGTGTGCTTCCAAGCTGGGATTAGCAGTTCCAGTATAATTTTTGCCTTTGGATTGTAACTAAACTCCTTTTGGACGAGCATCCTTTTCCATTGACTAATAATAGCCAGATTTGTTTGATCTGTTTGCATTTTTCGGTATACTTTACATATAGAGGTTCTCGGTGTACGTATAGGACCAATAATAGTTGTAGAAATTCTGTAGCCGTCTGGTATTGCAAGATAATGGATTCAGGAGAGCCAATTATAACTGGGATAATGAAAATAGGCAGAAGGCATTGCTAATATTGACATGAAGAAACACATTATTCTGATATGTCCATGATACTTTAGTGCTCACTTTATTTTACCGATGTTCCAATTTTAGTAGTATGTAGTAATATCATATAACTCTAGACCAAATTTGAGTTTACCACACCCATGCTCTGAAAGTTCAGGTTATAACTCTAGACCAAATTTGAGTTTACCACACCCATGCTCTGAAAGTTCAGGTTGCCATGACATGACCTGTGCTTTGCAGGATAAATCAGAGAACATCTTTGATGGTCCTTTGATAGAATATAAGGAGAACAACATAATACGTAAGGCATGTACTACATGGATCTTGATCCGGAATTCAGCAAAACAACTCTATTGAGTACCTGCAATAAAATAGTAAATTGTTGTTCATGATCCTACAGTTTCTGAAGTCAAAAGTAGCAGTGTTTACATCTAATTGTATCCTGCAAAGCTAATAAAGTCCTTCATAATCTCGTGTGGGTTTGGTCTCTATTAGTCACTATGTATTCGCTGAGattctttcatttttttgaataTGTGCATCTGCTTTTGTCCGTGCCATGTTCGGCGGCGCTGGATCATCTATGTTGAGGATGGCTTCACCGACTTGTGCACCGTCCAAGGTCTGTTTCCCTTTCCTAGGGTTTAACAAAATAGCATGAGTTATTGGTCAAGAGGAGGCCCACATGCAGCAAGGTATGTCAATGCAAAATCAATGCAGGGTTTGTTCAGGACATTACAGTTCGAAGGACATGCAAATGTTTGATTCTCCCTGTGCAGTGTCAATCAACTGTTGATTGCAGGAGCAAGGTGTACGAAAAATTTGTTGGAACCAAGATACTCATCTTGAGTGTAGTGTTTTATTGCATGAACATAACAATTTACTGTTTTATTGCAGGTACTCAATAGAGTTCTTTTGCTGCATTCAGAATCAAGATCTATGTAGTACATGCCTTACATATTGTATGTTGTTGTTATACTCTATCAAAGGAGCATCTAAGCTGTTCTCTGATTTATGAATTTTCTCTACAGGGGTAATGGCTACTTCCCCTTTCTTCCTTTGCCATCTTCCCAGCAGCCATGGTTCTCATACCACTGCTCATTGCGAGGTTCCCAGTCTGCCTTCCCTCCCCACTCTCACAGGAACGCTGACTGGCAGCGCACATGCCTTTTCCCGACAGTGCCATGGCACCTCTCTACAGGTGAGCGACACTGTCATTTCCTTCCGAGTGTGACATATTTTCTTTTTAAGTTATTACATGCTGAGTTACAGGTTGGTTTAGTCTATTGTATCATGCCTCTAATTCTGCTCCATGCTCAAGTCAACATGACACTTCTTCCCCCCAATTTTTTCTTGATTTATTCTATGTTAGTTCGGTTTGTCATATCAGGCCGAATGAGCTGTCCACATTTCTGTGTACAAAGGGTTAGTATACATCTACATAATCAGATGCTGAAGGAAATGTAGGATAATATATCTAATCATATTATATGCTTTACTTACAATGGTATCTGCCCAGTGTAGCCATTTACTCATGAACTGTAACGTTTCTTTTTACAGAAAATAGACAAGATGGGGACAACAAGTTTTCTTTCTCCCAATTCTGGCACCCCCATCACTTCCTTAATTTTTCATTACAATTTTAATATCAATATTTTTCCTTAAGAAAGTTTGCTAACCATGGCTTCATTGCTAATCAGTTTATGGTTCACTTATGTCGGGGAagatgatccaccaacacctatgggaacagggcccctttcggtttggaggggggcggaggccgcacaaagagcggatcgaggcagtacacgcgagcagttttacccagcttcgggccgcacggatgcgtaaaaccatactgctgcttgtttgtgtgtattgaattcttgctcaggagcgatgaacgctgcccgaccgagcgtgagagtgttcctggtgtttcgaatgagccgaaaccCTTTTACGTTgcgctcgggcctccttttatactttcaaggggtcaccgacaggtggcaacgtagactagaagggtaaaaatggaaaaggatgcggtaggtgcagctaccgctactgtggacacagtgcaccctacctaactctgacagcaggggacaaggtcattgaatgcctgtctgagttgcctaaacagtgcaaaaagtgaccgttaggagcgccactgtttgccacgatggccttctcttcatctccgcttgccaccgcgcacccctagctgcacggcctcctgccacgtgtgcttgggagagtcctagagcgacacgttagcaggtgtgctggagcgcgggcacgaagtgagggtttcccgcggcaagctccttgccgcggtcgtcgtcttgtcgtgtttgggagcttgttgctcaccgggccttgccgggacgcagggcgcgtcgcagcaagctttcttggtatgccttgagtggccttcccggcaagctcctcttgccggggtcttgtctcttcccgacaagatcctcttgccggggcctgggttggccttcccggcaagctcctcttgccggggccttggttggccttcccggcaagctcctcttgtcggggccttggtttgagtactttgttcttgaatggtcttcaagggaaccacggagggtcttggcggtcacccggcaagccttgccgcgggatgctgcgaccgcccgtgcacaagttcggggtactagggtacccctactctagtacaccgacaggagcccccgggcctgggccagacacggtgccgaccgctgttgggccaggcccaaaacagtgcacgggcacgcgcggcctaggtcacgccgcatatctctccgctcccactgcacacgcccagaacggcacgcgtcaaacgcggcgtcgtgggtgacgcgggcggcgtgcgcggggctaagcccctcgagcatgcatcaggccacgatgatggggacggttcacgccctcctccctaaacggaggtaggcgtgggggtgtggtgcatttactggacggggccggtgcgcggttttcgggacgtccactccccgcgatcacgaggcggagcgaggccgcctcatccgtcgccttggttctgcatccccgccacgcggctcccatgcgcttggggtcacggacggtggaagtgggaaactgggccgtcgcgagcagaggcagcgggttggccccgactccctgctcttcccgtgccttgattcgctgagcggggcggccgagcccccacctcgctcctttataaagagcgggaggggagcacagaaacccgcactctctcatctcctcctttcttcagcttctgctcccctttctctcattcgccagggtgaacgaggtcaaaagggttgacggcggtcgcgtagattaggccgtccgttttcttcttttcttgtcgctgccagtcatgtcatgggaacactttattagaggcgcaacaagttatttttgtaatataactctatcttaggcaaaaaattgctgtgttacttcctttactcgactcttggctttgtatggttctgccctacgctttctagggaaacttgccggcgcaggcacccttgccgcgagcgccgagtgcggaacttcagcagcctgctggcggggtcgctaccgacaagcaaccttgtcgcaactagttgcagctcacttaagttgttgagcggactcgaaacaaagtaagggcgctagcggctcacttaagttgctgagcggactcgaagcaaagtaagggcgctagcatctcacttaagttgttgagcggactcgaaacaaagtaaaggcgcaactagctacgagttggttcctccgcgcacaggttttccatacaaagcacggtcgttcaaggaagataactcaaaaacttaaaaaactgattgctcaaactttaccaacttagcttttctgtcgtctgcttcccggcaaggataaactttcttgaacggcctggtccacaccattatcttctccttccccccccccccccggtaaaccttgtgggcgagggaaccttccttcttttgagaaagaaacagagaaataaagtaatgatatggagccttgggctcgttatcgcttaccggggtct
It encodes:
- the LOC119299652 gene encoding heavy metal-associated isoprenylated plant protein 41-like encodes the protein MAGASPESGAQNAAVKRVGHYSSIQTILLVGEGDLSFSRAIAAGFGSGANLVVTSLEDYDSLTDKYPEAKSNLAELEKLGAVILHGVDAHTMRLHPDLKLKRFDRILFNFPHAGFGFRLKEDDERLIKEHQKVVKAFFESAGHLLRPYGEVHVSHKTKPPYDKWDLRRLAADSGLYQVKEVKEAPFRAADYPGYNNKRGDGKDCDQPFMLGECSTFMFRKGYLNMIERPSHSLPLAPVWQGCHPYVPFNMYGMPPGSGFLPQYAAAQPGYALEYAPKQNSNMAGIMQQDQFSHQRMLIRKFGTHPC